One genomic window of Nakamurella panacisegetis includes the following:
- a CDS encoding HdeD family acid-resistance protein has product MSNSLGSDPLASRPLGGRLLGRSYSSSHLLVLGSLDIVAGLIALVWPGITVLALALIFGLMLLMAGLAAIAVGSAVRRSGGSPAFTWVVGAIAVIAGLICIFHPGAGVWAIILGCSLWFVMTGVADLFVAAASPANRLWFGTLGVLSIVAAVVLLVSPAAAIVTVALIAGIGFLVRGVGELMLGWRMRRPTR; this is encoded by the coding sequence ATGTCCAACTCGCTCGGATCCGATCCCCTGGCGTCCCGCCCGCTCGGTGGTCGCCTTCTGGGACGTTCCTACAGCAGCAGCCACCTGCTGGTACTCGGCAGCCTCGACATCGTGGCCGGTCTCATCGCGCTGGTGTGGCCGGGCATCACCGTGCTGGCCCTGGCGCTGATCTTCGGTCTCATGCTCCTGATGGCCGGCCTGGCGGCCATCGCCGTCGGGTCGGCGGTACGTCGCTCCGGCGGCAGTCCGGCGTTCACCTGGGTCGTGGGCGCCATCGCCGTCATCGCCGGCCTGATCTGCATCTTCCATCCCGGGGCGGGCGTCTGGGCGATCATCCTCGGCTGCTCTCTGTGGTTCGTCATGACCGGTGTCGCGGACCTGTTCGTGGCCGCGGCTTCACCGGCGAACCGGCTCTGGTTCGGGACCTTGGGGGTCCTGTCGATCGTGGCCGCCGTGGTCCTGCTCGTTTCCCCGGCGGCGGCCATCGTCACCGTGGCGCTGATCGCCGGTATCGGCTTCCTGGTCCGAGGCGTGGGCGAGCTGATGCTCGGCTGGCGGATGCGCCGTCCGACGCGCTGA
- the sigK gene encoding ECF RNA polymerase sigma factor SigK — MRQDGQVVSPGGDTQHDAVPDRVDQSAETLLLRVATGDRAAFSVLYGYFAARVFGLANRILRDPSHAEEVAQEIFLEIWQRAPRFDRSRGTAASWIMTITHGRSVDRVRHAQASRARDLRTTIANFDRDVDSVADSVIQEAEAAEVRECLDTLTPLQRESITLAYFGGHTQREVGELLGAALPTIKTRMRDGLIRMRDCLSVPA, encoded by the coding sequence TTGAGACAGGACGGCCAGGTGGTCTCCCCGGGGGGCGACACCCAACATGACGCGGTCCCCGATCGCGTCGACCAGTCCGCCGAGACCCTCCTGTTGCGGGTGGCGACCGGTGACCGCGCCGCGTTCTCCGTCCTGTACGGGTACTTCGCGGCTCGGGTGTTCGGCCTGGCCAACCGGATCCTGCGGGATCCCAGCCACGCCGAGGAGGTGGCTCAGGAGATCTTCCTGGAGATCTGGCAGCGGGCGCCCCGGTTCGACCGGAGTCGCGGGACGGCCGCGTCCTGGATCATGACGATCACCCACGGGCGTTCGGTGGATCGCGTGCGGCACGCGCAGGCGTCACGGGCGCGCGACCTGCGCACGACGATCGCGAACTTCGACCGCGACGTCGACTCGGTGGCCGACTCCGTCATCCAAGAGGCGGAGGCGGCGGAGGTCCGCGAATGTCTCGACACACTGACTCCGCTGCAGCGTGAGTCGATCACGCTGGCCTACTTCGGCGGTCACACGCAACGCGAGGTGGGTGAGCTGCTCGGCGCCGCCCTGCCGACGATCAAGACCAGAATGCGCGACGGTTTGATCCGCATGCGTGACTGCCTGAGCGTGCCGGCCTGA
- a CDS encoding DUF6895 family protein, translated as MTSVRDRSRTDSPASRRPAQRSRADLAARVVLAHSFASHALEVSSSGHQIWAVDDGGRVPPPSAASVQADAAMLLRGSAIAAAAHPLIGEASRRLTAQLVDAQDESLLTALCLDPGRALDHAVVHIQLRAAGHADPIRDRLLLDALAEGLDGPERLPHRTLELQWLRDVMRGNQSALDLSREVLARSTFGRPLDVLNAQADDLAAFSHVVLYLSDLGRRHGVLPRSSRDIARDADAGLAVAMDQGRDDLAAELLWTWPMLGIPWSATAVFCFNLLAQKQDRLGFLPGPDYSAAAHQALPSDEQLDYMVSTSYHPTLALGLACAAALADDRAPASAVPGRRASGGVVPELVQLLPPRDAEWEAAFRAIDRPRQEALAPFVLAAGLRRARERTDLVVLRDLLEAALRLDETQTPAVAQAAGLLRRVGLLAGSTEFTRAG; from the coding sequence TTGACATCGGTCCGCGACCGTTCCCGCACGGATTCCCCTGCCTCCCGCCGGCCCGCACAGCGGAGCCGGGCCGACCTGGCCGCCCGCGTGGTTCTGGCCCATTCGTTCGCCTCGCATGCGCTCGAGGTGTCCTCGTCCGGGCACCAGATCTGGGCCGTCGACGACGGCGGACGGGTACCTCCGCCGTCGGCTGCGTCGGTGCAGGCGGACGCGGCGATGCTGTTGCGGGGCAGCGCGATCGCGGCCGCCGCCCACCCGTTGATCGGCGAGGCGTCCCGGCGGCTGACCGCCCAACTGGTCGATGCCCAGGACGAGTCCCTGCTGACCGCCTTGTGTCTGGACCCGGGTCGCGCGCTCGACCACGCCGTCGTGCACATCCAGCTCCGCGCCGCCGGGCACGCGGACCCCATCCGGGATCGCCTGCTGCTCGACGCGTTGGCCGAGGGCCTGGACGGCCCGGAGCGACTGCCGCATCGCACGCTGGAACTGCAGTGGTTGCGAGATGTCATGCGCGGCAACCAATCAGCCCTTGACCTGAGCCGCGAAGTACTGGCGCGCAGCACCTTCGGCCGCCCGCTGGACGTCCTCAACGCGCAGGCCGACGACCTCGCCGCCTTCAGTCACGTCGTCCTGTACCTGTCGGACCTCGGGCGGCGTCACGGCGTGCTGCCCCGGTCGTCACGCGACATCGCGCGGGACGCCGATGCCGGACTGGCGGTCGCCATGGATCAGGGCCGGGACGACCTGGCGGCCGAACTCCTGTGGACGTGGCCCATGCTCGGCATTCCGTGGAGCGCGACCGCCGTGTTCTGTTTCAACCTGCTCGCCCAGAAACAGGATCGTCTGGGCTTCCTGCCCGGCCCGGACTACTCGGCCGCGGCCCACCAGGCCCTCCCGTCGGATGAACAGCTCGACTACATGGTCAGCACCAGCTATCACCCGACCCTGGCCCTCGGCCTGGCCTGCGCGGCCGCGCTGGCTGATGACCGCGCGCCGGCGTCGGCCGTCCCGGGGCGCCGCGCCTCAGGCGGGGTGGTGCCCGAGTTGGTCCAGCTGCTCCCGCCCAGGGACGCGGAGTGGGAGGCGGCATTCCGCGCCATCGACCGGCCCCGCCAGGAGGCCCTCGCGCCGTTCGTTCTGGCCGCCGGACTCCGGCGGGCTCGGGAGCGCACCGATCTGGTCGTGCTGCGCGACCTGCTGGAGGCCGCATTGCGCCTGGACGAGACGCAGACTCCGGCGGTGGCCCAGGCGGCCGGTCTGCTGCGCCGGGTGGGCCTGTTGGCCGGGAGCACGGAGTTCACCCGCGCCGGGTGA
- the mshC gene encoding cysteine--1-D-myo-inosityl 2-amino-2-deoxy-alpha-D-glucopyranoside ligase: MRSWPTPPVPSLPRATGGAASGDILSLYDSSTGTVRATRPGPVATIYVCGITPYDSTHLGHAATYLTFDLVQRMWLDAGHRVHYVQNITDIDDPLLERAERDGIDWEDLAAEQIELFRQDMTALRVLPPTDYIGAVEAMDEVSAAVAALLDSGAAYRVADDEFPDVYFDIEASGRFGYESRYDETTMNRFFAERGGDPGRAGKKHELDPLLWRMARPGEPSWESPLGAGRAGWHIECAAIAGNRLGVLTHGATIDVQGGGSDLIFPHHECSAAHAEVLAGVDRFAQHYTHAGMIGLDGEKMSKSRGNLVFVSKLRADGVDPRAIRLALFAGHYRQDRFWDDGLLTTATERLAAWSSAAVRVGAPATTVVADLRAALADDLDTPAALAALDVWAADGSLDGALVATAVDALLGVDLV; this comes from the coding sequence GTGCGTTCCTGGCCGACTCCTCCCGTTCCGTCCCTTCCACGCGCGACCGGAGGTGCGGCTTCCGGCGACATCCTGAGTCTGTACGACTCGTCGACCGGAACCGTCCGGGCCACCCGCCCCGGCCCGGTGGCCACGATCTACGTGTGCGGCATCACGCCCTACGACTCGACGCACCTCGGCCACGCGGCCACCTACCTCACCTTTGATCTGGTGCAACGGATGTGGCTCGACGCCGGCCATCGGGTGCACTACGTGCAGAACATCACCGACATCGACGACCCGCTGCTGGAACGGGCGGAGCGCGACGGGATCGACTGGGAGGACTTGGCGGCCGAGCAGATCGAGTTGTTCCGGCAGGACATGACGGCGCTGCGCGTGCTGCCACCGACGGACTACATCGGTGCGGTCGAGGCGATGGACGAGGTCTCGGCCGCGGTGGCCGCCCTGCTGGACTCCGGTGCGGCCTACCGGGTGGCCGACGACGAGTTCCCGGACGTCTACTTCGACATCGAGGCCTCGGGCCGGTTCGGGTACGAGTCCCGCTACGACGAGACGACGATGAATCGGTTCTTCGCCGAGCGTGGGGGAGACCCGGGCCGGGCCGGCAAGAAGCACGAGCTCGACCCGCTGCTGTGGCGGATGGCCCGGCCCGGGGAGCCGTCATGGGAGTCGCCGCTGGGAGCCGGACGGGCCGGCTGGCACATCGAGTGCGCCGCCATCGCCGGCAACCGGCTCGGCGTGCTCACGCACGGCGCGACGATCGATGTGCAGGGCGGCGGCAGCGACCTGATCTTCCCGCACCACGAATGTTCGGCCGCCCACGCGGAGGTGCTGGCCGGTGTCGACCGGTTCGCCCAGCACTACACCCACGCCGGAATGATCGGACTCGACGGCGAGAAGATGTCGAAGTCAAGGGGCAACCTGGTCTTCGTGTCGAAACTGCGCGCCGACGGCGTCGACCCGCGGGCCATCCGGCTGGCGTTGTTCGCCGGCCACTACCGGCAGGACCGCTTCTGGGACGACGGTCTGCTGACCACCGCCACCGAGCGTCTCGCGGCGTGGTCGTCGGCGGCGGTTCGCGTCGGCGCTCCCGCCACGACCGTCGTGGCCGACCTGCGGGCCGCGCTGGCCGACGATCTCGACACCCCGGCCGCCTTGGCCGCCCTCGACGTCTGGGCCGCGGACGGCTCTCTGGACGGCGCACTGGTGGCCACCGCGGTCGACGCCCTCCTGGGCGTGGACCTGGTCTAG
- a CDS encoding matrixin family metalloprotease, which translates to MSRFTDPIAGFGRTFARTAAGMTMDLASAAARAGEVAVDTVTGRDRGVGVLRVQVLILTDEAGTALSTPEQITPALTAADRILRAGTGVRVRVTGIRTIAEVPPAAALDPRANRGLVVDDILGRTEFYRRHLRDRDGPADPAFVGAPITVIVVREIAGHTTGCSLGISADWVITQASLYNAASENSYDETVLAHELGHALNLPHHRDRTNLMFPESSPPHRVRGTALSRWQRGVVQANRHVLPGGREPGRSGPASDLG; encoded by the coding sequence GTGAGCCGGTTCACCGACCCGATCGCCGGCTTCGGCCGCACCTTCGCCCGAACCGCCGCCGGCATGACGATGGATCTGGCCAGCGCCGCCGCGCGGGCCGGTGAGGTCGCGGTCGACACCGTCACCGGCCGGGACCGCGGGGTCGGTGTGCTGCGCGTTCAGGTGTTGATCCTGACCGACGAGGCCGGAACCGCGCTGAGCACACCCGAGCAGATCACCCCGGCCCTGACCGCGGCCGACCGGATCCTTCGCGCCGGGACCGGCGTGCGGGTCCGCGTCACCGGGATTCGTACCATCGCCGAGGTCCCTCCGGCGGCGGCGCTGGACCCGCGGGCCAACCGGGGGCTGGTGGTCGATGACATCCTGGGCCGCACCGAGTTCTATCGCCGTCATCTGCGGGATCGCGACGGACCGGCGGACCCGGCGTTCGTCGGCGCGCCGATCACGGTGATCGTGGTCCGGGAGATCGCCGGGCACACCACCGGGTGTTCGCTGGGCATCTCGGCCGACTGGGTGATCACCCAGGCCTCGTTGTACAACGCCGCCAGCGAGAACAGCTACGACGAGACCGTCCTCGCCCACGAACTCGGCCACGCCCTGAACCTGCCGCACCATCGCGACCGGACGAATCTGATGTTCCCCGAGTCGTCCCCGCCGCACCGGGTCCGGGGAACGGCCCTGAGCCGATGGCAGCGAGGCGTGGTCCAGGCCAACCGTCACGTGCTGCCGGGCGGACGCGAACCGGGACGGTCCGGTCCGGCCTCCGACCTTGGATAG
- a CDS encoding SCO1664 family protein → MPTAEPTPPGDAAPPDVGVLEDEQVRDVLTRGTIDITGRLTDASNLTLLASCTLDGVELECVYKPIRGERPLWDFPDGTLAHREVAARRIAEYAGWDCVPLTIMRSGPYGAGMVQRWIDQPEDGAELVDLVPEDDVPSGWLPVLRAVDVSGSDIAVVHADDPKLKVLAGFDVVVNNADRKGSHILLTGDGRVLGVDHGLCFHVDDKLRTILWGWAGTPLPDAVLEGVHRLAKGMSADLRTEMHDYMTIGEVDALAKRIDLLEMYPIYPMPPRGRTPIPWPPL, encoded by the coding sequence GTGCCAACGGCTGAGCCCACCCCGCCCGGTGACGCAGCACCACCGGACGTCGGGGTCCTGGAGGACGAACAGGTCCGCGACGTGCTCACCCGGGGCACCATCGACATCACCGGACGCCTCACTGACGCGTCGAACCTGACCCTGCTGGCCAGCTGCACCCTCGACGGGGTGGAACTGGAGTGCGTCTACAAGCCGATCCGCGGCGAGCGGCCGCTGTGGGACTTCCCGGACGGGACGCTGGCCCACCGCGAGGTCGCGGCCCGCCGCATCGCCGAGTACGCCGGATGGGACTGCGTCCCGCTCACCATCATGCGGTCGGGGCCCTACGGGGCCGGCATGGTGCAACGTTGGATCGATCAGCCCGAGGACGGGGCGGAACTGGTCGACCTGGTTCCGGAGGACGACGTGCCGAGCGGGTGGCTGCCGGTGCTGCGGGCGGTGGACGTCAGCGGCTCGGACATCGCCGTCGTCCACGCCGACGACCCGAAGCTGAAGGTACTGGCCGGGTTCGACGTGGTGGTGAACAACGCGGACCGCAAGGGATCGCACATTCTTCTGACCGGCGACGGCCGGGTCCTCGGAGTGGACCACGGACTGTGCTTCCACGTCGACGACAAGTTGCGCACCATCCTGTGGGGCTGGGCCGGGACCCCGCTGCCGGACGCGGTTCTGGAGGGGGTGCACCGGTTGGCCAAGGGCATGTCCGCTGACCTGCGTACCGAGATGCACGACTACATGACCATCGGCGAGGTGGACGCACTGGCGAAGCGGATCGACCTGCTCGAGATGTACCCGATCTATCCGATGCCGCCCCGCGGGCGGACCCCGATCCCATGGCCGCCGCTGTGA
- a CDS encoding DUF3090 domain-containing protein: MTRQVHVFRSPDRFLAGTIGQPGEREFFLQVADGRRVLSVACEKQQVAVLADRLGSLITEVARRFDVATPEAGFPPGHVGDPGLTLATPVDAEFRVGTMGLAWDGEESQVIVELLALTDEEVGEDIVLEDREDGPDALRVFLTLAEASDFARRAELVVSAGRPPCPLCANPLDPEGHVCPRLNGYHRGANG, from the coding sequence ATGACACGACAGGTCCACGTCTTCCGCTCACCCGATCGCTTCCTCGCCGGAACCATCGGGCAGCCAGGCGAACGCGAATTCTTCCTCCAGGTCGCCGACGGGCGCCGAGTGCTCTCCGTCGCCTGTGAAAAGCAGCAGGTCGCCGTGCTCGCCGATCGTCTCGGCTCGTTGATCACCGAGGTGGCCAGGCGCTTCGATGTGGCCACCCCCGAGGCCGGCTTCCCGCCGGGGCACGTCGGCGATCCCGGCCTGACCCTGGCCACTCCGGTCGACGCGGAATTCCGGGTCGGCACCATGGGGCTGGCCTGGGACGGCGAGGAATCGCAGGTCATCGTCGAGCTGCTGGCGTTGACCGACGAGGAGGTCGGCGAGGACATCGTTCTCGAGGACCGCGAGGACGGGCCCGACGCACTGCGGGTCTTCCTCACCCTGGCCGAGGCCAGCGACTTCGCCCGCCGGGCCGAACTGGTGGTGTCGGCCGGACGCCCGCCGTGCCCCCTGTGCGCCAACCCGCTCGATCCCGAAGGGCACGTCTGCCCACGGCTGAACGGCTACCACCGCGGTGCCAACGGCTGA
- a CDS encoding MSMEG_4193 family putative phosphomutase, with protein sequence MSTVILLRHGRSTANVAGVLAGRTPGVLLDDVGREQAAAVAERLRGLTLDALVSSPMDRCRQTLEPLAALTGLEVRIEARLAEVDYGDWTGRTLGDLSGEELWRTVQTHPSAAVFPGGEGLAAVGVRAVAAIRELVAELGPDAVILVCSHGDVIKAVLADALGLHLDGFQRIVVAPASLSVVRYTPLRPFVERVNDSGELGSLRPAPKPEGVPAAAGGAVNGSGGRHHFDDNSSSDAIPGGVAG encoded by the coding sequence ATGAGCACCGTCATCCTGCTCCGGCACGGCCGGTCCACGGCCAACGTGGCCGGAGTGCTGGCCGGCCGCACCCCAGGAGTACTGCTCGACGACGTCGGGCGTGAGCAGGCGGCGGCCGTCGCCGAGCGGCTGCGTGGTCTCACCCTTGACGCGCTGGTCAGCTCGCCGATGGACCGATGCCGACAGACCCTGGAGCCGCTCGCGGCCCTCACCGGGTTGGAGGTGCGGATCGAAGCGAGGCTGGCGGAGGTCGACTACGGGGACTGGACGGGCCGGACCCTGGGCGATCTGTCCGGCGAGGAGCTCTGGCGCACGGTCCAGACCCACCCGTCGGCCGCGGTCTTCCCCGGCGGCGAGGGTCTGGCCGCCGTCGGCGTGAGAGCCGTCGCCGCGATCCGTGAACTGGTCGCGGAACTGGGCCCGGACGCCGTCATCCTGGTCTGCTCGCACGGCGACGTGATCAAGGCCGTGCTGGCCGACGCCCTCGGCCTGCACCTCGACGGATTCCAACGGATCGTGGTGGCGCCGGCGTCCTTGTCGGTGGTGCGGTACACCCCATTGCGGCCGTTCGTCGAGCGGGTGAACGACTCCGGGGAGCTCGGTTCGTTACGCCCTGCGCCGAAACCGGAAGGCGTCCCGGCCGCTGCAGGCGGCGCGGTGAACGGGTCCGGCGGCCGGCATCATTTCGACGACAACAGCAGTTCGGACGCGATTCCGGGCGGAGTGGCCGGGTGA
- a CDS encoding undecaprenyl-diphosphate phosphatase, with product MTLIAAIILGIVEGLTEFLPISSTAHLTVVSKMLGYDIQDPGITAFTAVIQVGAIIAVIIYFWSDIARLFVAWIRGLFNKAHRQEPDYRMAWLVVIGSLPIALVGFALRHFISDQLRSIWIIAFALILWGIVMLYAEAVAKQDRPEAQLNLVDVLLIGFGQCLALIPGVSRSGATISIGLIRGLDRVAATRLSFLLGIPALIGAGAFELPSALKTQVATADHPHPVHVGLAPTLLATVVAFAVAYVSVAWLLKFVSGHSIANFVWYRWVVGVALIIVLFAGGLK from the coding sequence GTGACCCTGATCGCCGCGATCATCCTCGGCATCGTCGAGGGCCTGACCGAATTCCTGCCCATCTCCTCCACGGCCCACCTCACCGTGGTGTCCAAGATGCTCGGCTACGACATCCAGGACCCTGGTATCACCGCGTTCACGGCCGTGATCCAGGTCGGCGCGATCATCGCCGTGATCATCTACTTCTGGTCCGACATCGCCCGGTTGTTCGTGGCCTGGATCCGCGGCCTGTTCAACAAGGCGCACCGCCAGGAGCCGGACTATCGGATGGCCTGGCTGGTCGTCATCGGGTCGCTGCCGATCGCGCTGGTCGGATTCGCATTGCGGCACTTCATCTCCGACCAGTTGCGGAGCATCTGGATCATCGCCTTCGCCCTGATCCTGTGGGGCATCGTCATGCTGTACGCCGAGGCGGTGGCCAAGCAGGACCGCCCGGAGGCCCAGCTCAACCTGGTCGACGTGCTGCTGATCGGCTTCGGGCAGTGCCTGGCCCTGATCCCGGGTGTCTCCCGGTCCGGTGCCACCATCTCGATCGGTCTGATCCGTGGCCTCGACCGCGTGGCCGCGACCCGCCTGTCGTTCCTGCTCGGCATCCCGGCGCTCATCGGGGCGGGTGCCTTCGAGCTTCCGTCCGCGCTCAAGACGCAGGTCGCGACGGCCGACCACCCGCACCCGGTGCACGTGGGTCTGGCACCCACCCTGCTGGCCACCGTCGTGGCCTTCGCCGTCGCCTACGTGTCGGTGGCCTGGCTGCTGAAGTTCGTCTCCGGTCACAGCATCGCGAACTTCGTCTGGTATCGATGGGTGGTCGGCGTCGCGCTGATCATCGTGCTGTTCGCCGGTGGCCTGAAGTGA
- a CDS encoding LLM class F420-dependent oxidoreductase, giving the protein MRLGLNLGYVTSAAELHDNLELARAADRIGYDVVWAAEAYGSDAVTVLAAIAATTERIDIGSAVLQIPGRTPAMTAMTAATLDALSNGRFRLGLGVSGPQVSEGWHGVPFNDPLGRTREYVQIVQQGLARRRVTAGGQHFTLPLPDGPGKSLVLSLQPVRSKVPLYLAAVGPKNLTLTGEIADGWLAIFFDPATGSEHIERIRAGAASAGRDPDALDISVQATLAIDNDPGRAALLVRPTAALYIGGMGSKKVNFYHGIATAMGFEAQADEVQERFLSRDYQGAAAAVPFEFIDRTSLIGTADRIVERLKTLASQGVTTVNVSPAHPDPKVRLDALETTFAAATAAGVLA; this is encoded by the coding sequence ATGCGACTCGGACTGAACCTCGGTTACGTGACCTCGGCCGCGGAGCTGCACGACAACCTGGAACTGGCCCGCGCGGCCGACCGGATCGGCTACGACGTCGTCTGGGCGGCCGAGGCCTATGGAAGTGACGCCGTCACCGTGCTGGCCGCGATCGCGGCGACCACCGAACGGATCGACATCGGCTCGGCCGTCCTGCAGATCCCCGGGCGTACCCCGGCCATGACCGCCATGACGGCGGCCACGCTGGACGCCCTGTCCAACGGCCGGTTCCGGCTCGGCCTGGGCGTCTCCGGGCCCCAGGTGTCCGAGGGCTGGCACGGTGTCCCGTTCAACGACCCGCTCGGCCGGACCCGGGAGTACGTGCAGATCGTCCAGCAGGGCCTGGCCCGTCGCCGGGTCACCGCGGGCGGCCAGCACTTCACCCTGCCGCTGCCCGACGGACCCGGCAAGTCCCTGGTCCTGTCCCTGCAACCGGTCCGCTCGAAGGTGCCGTTGTACCTGGCCGCCGTCGGTCCGAAGAACCTGACCCTGACCGGCGAGATCGCCGACGGCTGGCTGGCCATCTTCTTCGACCCGGCCACCGGGTCTGAGCACATCGAGCGCATCCGGGCCGGAGCGGCCTCAGCCGGGCGCGACCCCGACGCCCTCGACATCTCGGTGCAGGCCACCCTGGCCATCGACAACGATCCGGGGCGGGCGGCGCTGCTGGTGCGGCCCACCGCGGCGCTCTACATCGGTGGCATGGGGTCGAAGAAGGTGAACTTCTATCACGGCATCGCCACCGCGATGGGGTTCGAGGCCCAGGCCGACGAGGTCCAGGAGAGGTTCCTCTCCCGTGACTACCAGGGCGCGGCTGCGGCCGTCCCGTTCGAGTTCATCGACCGCACCAGTCTCATCGGCACCGCCGACCGCATCGTCGAGCGTCTGAAGACGCTCGCCTCTCAAGGAGTCACCACCGTGAACGTCTCACCCGCCCATCCGGACCCGAAGGTGCGTCTCGACGCGCTGGAGACCACCTTCGCCGCCGCGACCGCGGCCGGAGTACTCGCGTGA
- a CDS encoding aldo/keto reductase, with translation MDSRRVGRSGLEVSRLGLGTMTWGRDTDADDAAAQLEAFVAAGGTLIDTSNVYGDGDAESIIGTLVPDVIPRADVVLATTTVGVGGARGRLLAALDGSLQRLNTDHVDLWQVHGFDTTLPFEETCSALQRAVDSGRASYIGLSGYAGWQLATMATWLRGAGCPVVATEAEYSLVERAAEESLLPAAALHGIGLLAWAPLGRGVLTGKYRHGTPADSRGASPHFARYVGRHLGPDAARIVEAVATAAEGLGTSPLAVACAWVRDRRGVASAIVGARDNAQLLGSLAATEITLPAEIRAALEDVSSPDAGDESQ, from the coding sequence ATGGATTCTCGGCGGGTCGGGCGCAGCGGGCTGGAGGTGTCCCGGCTCGGTCTGGGCACCATGACGTGGGGCCGGGACACCGACGCGGACGATGCCGCCGCCCAGCTCGAGGCCTTCGTCGCCGCCGGAGGCACACTGATCGACACGTCCAACGTCTACGGCGACGGCGACGCCGAGTCGATCATCGGGACGTTGGTGCCCGACGTCATTCCGCGGGCCGACGTGGTGCTGGCCACCACGACGGTGGGGGTCGGCGGGGCTCGCGGCCGGTTGCTGGCCGCGCTGGACGGGTCGTTGCAGCGCCTCAACACCGATCACGTCGACCTGTGGCAGGTCCACGGCTTCGACACCACCCTTCCGTTCGAGGAGACCTGTTCGGCGCTCCAGCGCGCCGTCGACTCGGGCCGTGCGTCCTACATCGGGCTGTCCGGCTACGCCGGGTGGCAGCTGGCCACCATGGCCACCTGGCTGCGCGGGGCGGGCTGTCCGGTGGTGGCCACCGAGGCCGAGTACTCGCTCGTCGAGCGCGCGGCGGAGGAGTCACTGCTGCCCGCCGCGGCCTTGCACGGCATCGGCCTGCTGGCCTGGGCGCCGCTCGGTCGCGGTGTGCTGACCGGGAAGTACCGGCACGGAACCCCGGCCGACTCCCGCGGTGCGTCACCGCATTTCGCCCGGTACGTCGGCCGGCATCTCGGTCCGGACGCGGCCCGCATCGTGGAGGCCGTGGCCACCGCGGCCGAGGGGCTGGGGACCTCGCCGCTGGCCGTGGCCTGCGCCTGGGTCCGGGACCGCCGCGGGGTGGCGTCGGCGATCGTCGGGGCGCGGGACAACGCCCAGCTGCTCGGTTCCCTGGCCGCCACCGAGATCACCCTGCCGGCCGAGATCCGGGCCGCCCTGGAGGACGTCAGCTCGCCCGATGCCGGCGACGAATCGCAGTAA